Genomic segment of Veillonella parvula DSM 2008:
GAATAGAAAAACTTGGCAGCAGCGCCAAGTTTTTTCTCCTGCCTAACAGCTATTATATTATGCAGATAAGCGTTTTCTGCCTTTTGCACGTCTTCTTTTCAAAACGAGACGGCCACCGATAGTTTTCATGCGTTCACGGAAACCATGGGTACGTTTTCTCCAAAGAGTATTTGGTTGGTAAGTACGTTTCATTAGTAAAACACCTCCTCGTCATTTTGTATTGTTTTACTTATACCATAACAGGGTAATTATAGAGGTAAAACGTAAATTTGTCAATATAATAAAGGGGTTCTGCTGTGAGTTCTTGT
This window contains:
- the rpmH gene encoding 50S ribosomal protein L34, whose translation is MKRTYQPNTLWRKRTHGFRERMKTIGGRLVLKRRRAKGRKRLSA